GATGTCATACTATTAGTACCTCGTACTAGCCATGCATTAGCCAAGGATTGATCACCCTGGGCTGTGTGACCTGTTGCTCCAAGCCTACGAATCGAGATGAACCAATTCcgtatcaatttgaattggtcatgagaTGTGAACTCGATAGTGTTCGATTACACTATCGGTGTATGAACGGGTGATTCCGACCCTAAATTGAGATAAATTGGGTGGCTCTTGACCCGACAAGCAACGAGACACAATCTTGAGCGTACTAAGCTACAAGCATGGCTACGTCTTTTGATGTGCTTGGCCATAAGCCGACTTGTTCGGCAAGAAAAGTTAGACCGACCTTTAACTTGTTTAGGCGCTTAAAGTAGAGGATTCACTTAGATTTCCTGACAGATTGTCAAGTAGCGTTTGCAAATGCTAGAGCAGTAAATTAGAAACCAGTTATTAGACGATCCTAccatttaaatagaatgcccaaattgccattagtgttAGCTATCATTGGCATCGATAGAATAAGAAAGGAAGTTGAGGGACCCTCTCGGTTGGGACGACACCAAGAGATACCAAGAATTACACATTTAAGTCTCTATTTTCTTTAAGCgcaaaacgaaataaaagaaGGTAAACTTCTATGTGTAGTAGGCATGTAAGTTAGGGAAAAAGATGAGattttaaaatagaaatatgTCATCATTAGGGCCTAAATATGATAGGATTATAGGATAGCTAAATGGACTAGTTAAAAATAAGACATGTggcatctagaatattctcaagtaagctaaataaaataaattaaataattggCTTGGAGAGCAAGCTAGCGCATAAATACGAAATTGGCTTAAAAAACAAGTCGgaatagaagaaaataaaaataagacacGACACATGGAAAGTGAATAAGACGTATCCGACTTGGAGAACAAGTCAAACATataagacaagaaaaaataaaaatataatctaatttttggcttgagaaataagaaaagtaatctagtataaataaaaataaaaatgtctaaTTCTTGActtgaagaacaagaaaaatagcCTAGGATTTTAGGTTATCCTAGAATAGCTATGTGGCAATTTCTAATGgtatctctagaatattctaagccaattattaatttaaaaaagaaaaaagaatttattaGTAGAACCCACCACGCGCAAGGCGTAGGTGGTGAGTCGAGCTCGTGCGTCGCCGGATCTCTCCACGGATCGTGAGTTCGAATCTCCCATCCGTGTTCCgtggacttaagtggggggcccttgctaGTAGGCTGCGGGGCCAGGGCCCCTCCAGGTATTGACGCTGTGTGTTTCTGAACGGGTGAAACCTTAATACAACCGGTGGATtctggattataaaaaaaaagaatttattagTAGACTTAAATAACAAatacaaaagtaaaaataatgtAAAATGCCCTGGAATACACGTGTAAGAGGGAAAAGGGCATTAAAAGAATTTATCTTGTTTTAAATAGCACAAGAAAAATGGGAGAATTAATAAAACTTGGGGAGCATGACAagatttctaaaattaataaaacttGATGAGCAAGTCAAGACTTCTAGAAATGGTAAAGCTTGGAGAGCAAGATAAGGCTTCTAGAAAAATGCCTTACAAGCATGTATAAAACCCTAGTCTACCATAGAGTaatcataagaaaaataaatgcttaAGGCTAAGTggcaaattttaaataaatgaagAGCAATGATTGTCTTAGTTGCCTAGAGTGTAGAGGGTACATAATCAAATCTAGGAATATAGCTTCATATAGTAGCTAGGTGGAATATGTAAATGCTTGAAACATAGACTAGATAATTAATGATTCCAATTAAATAGAAAATGTGGCAAGTTAGTTAAATGACAAGTGTAATACTAGGTTCTAAAACCTAAGGACCTAGTACTCAATGGGCAAACTCTtagtaaaaattagaaaagctaatgattaaagaagaaaatgacaaaaccaAGACACCCAAGCTTCTCATGATTAAACTTGATCATTAagtaagtaaataaataaaataaatgaaaaatagcaCTATAAAAGGAACCACAAGACAACTTTACCTCACTTTGGCCCCTCAAATTTTCGGcactctctcccctctccctctctcacgccatctctctctcactctctcatcCCTCTCGGCCATTTGCATGCCACACTCACCCGCCACAAACCACCATCACCGAACCATCTCCAAAGTCACCACGCCACGCACACCTCAAGCCGACCCCTTCTTTTGTTCTTACGTTTATCTACTTGAAGTAAGTGATATCTAATCCTTATCTAGGACGTAAAGCTTTTGCTTCTCTAATGCTTGCTTGAAAAGTTATATGTGATGCATACTCTCCTTGATCTCGCTATCTTTGGTGGTGAGATTATACAATACgatatgatatgttatatgCCTCACTAAAATGGTGAGAGGGCCTTTAAACATGTacaatatgaaaagaaaagtggAGACATCATGCAAATATGAAATGGAATCGGAAACGATTCATAAATGATATGATTTTTTGCATTATGAATTGTACAGTCAGCTTATTTCCTTTGTTTGGCTTAGACATTCGCTTATTGAAATTGTCGTAtctcattctttatttttcagatttatagGTAATGGCTAATTCGCCACCATCTCGTTTTGATATTATTATGTCCGCAGAAGTTTCTTGTGTCGATGTTGTGGTTATGGAATACGAAGTAACCCTTAGGCGCTACGTGACTACCGCATGGGTGGACGAGCGTTTGCCCGACTATGTACCCCGTAAGTATATTGCATGGTATCTTATTTCTAATGACAACCTCATAGGACCATTTTCCGATGCCGCGAGTCCACCGGGTTTTCCGGATGAAGGATTGCCACATACAGATTGAAAAGgcatagaaaaaaaatggagtcTTTTGATGAGGGAGTAGCAATATGAAGATGGATGGAGAGTACCCCAGGCAACCGGGTAGTTTGGAGGAATTTTTGGAAGCCCGTATGTAACTTTTTGGGGCATCTTGCTATCCCGAAGTAGAATTCCTCGATGGAGCCATGTTatgatgcatatatatatattgtaaatTGACATAGTTTGATGTAAATGATATGAATAGATGAAgcgtatttttattaataattgttCCTTAGGGTATCATAAATAATCGAAAGCTTAACATGTAATCGCTTCCGCGTGCAATTCGTTAACAAGATTAAAACTAGTTAAGGGTCATTTATGAGGACGGTGTTCCTGGAACACCATATGTCCTCCCCCGCAACATCACGACTTTACGATCCTCATACGGTCTCAATTTTAAACGGTGAAAAGCCGTAGTGCTCTTGAAGGTATTCAAGGGACCGAGAGCCCTAAAGGAGCTTAAGCTTCCTATTATGGGCACAAGGGTCGGGTCGAGGACGTCACAACCACCCTTCCATGCTGCATCAAAACACAGTCCAAACCTCTAAAAGACGCGTCACTATAGATCTCGAATCCTTCGGGACCGGATGGAATCGTCAACACAGGAGTTGTAGTTAGCTTacgcttaagctcttgaaaactacgctcgcacttatctgtccattcaaacttcacatccttcttcaaTAGCTTCGTTAAAGGAGAGGCTATGGCAGAGAATCTTTCTACAAAACGCCCATAATAGCCTACCAGGCCTAAGAAACTCCAAACCTTAGTTCTTGTCGTAGGCCTCGGCCAATCCATGATCGCTTCAATCTTCGTCGGATCCACCGCAATCCCTTCACCGGAAATCACGTGGCCTAAGAATGACACACAAGTtagccaaaactcgcacttgctaAGCTTTGCATATGACTAATGCTCCTTCAAGGTTCCTAAAACTACCCTTAGATGCTACTCGTGATCCTCCATACTCCTCGAGTACACCAAGATGTCGTCTATGAATATGATaacaaaccgatccaagaacTCCTTGAATACCCTGTTCGTCAAATCCATAAAAGTAGCAGGAGCATTTGTCAAACCACATGGCATCACTATGAACTCATAATGTTCACAATGCATCCTGAATGCCGTTTTCGGTATATCCTCTTTCTTAATCCTCAACCGATAGCATCCCGTCCGTAGATCGATCTCAAAAAATACCGAAGCTTCCTGCAGTTAATCAAATAAATCATCTATCCTCGGCAGTAgatacttattcttgatcgtcacttgattcaattgcTTAAAATGTATGCACATCCTCAATGACCTATCCTTCTTAATAAACAACACGGGTGCTCCCCATGGCGAATTGCTGTGGTGGTTAAATCTTTATCTAATAACTCATGCATTTGCACCTTTAGCTCTGACAACGCCATCCTATACGACGCCTTAGAGATCAATTCCGTCCTAGGGGCCAACTCTACtacgaactctatttctctttccgaCGGCAATCTAGGCAACttttgaggaaagacatcggggaACTCATACACTACTACTATGTCCTCAATCCTCGATTCCTCAATTGACATATCCACTATAGTTGCCAAATCCCCTTGGCATCCACTTTCCATCAGACGCATTGCTTCCATCGATGAAACCAACAAGATCGAGATTCCACCTCGGTCTCCAACAAACTCAAAACTAACCCCATCCAATGGATTAAACTGAACATCCCTACGATAGCAATCCACTATGGCTTTTTGCTTAGTCAGCCAATCCATCCCTATAATCACGTCAAAATTGTACATTTCCAGCACAATCAAATCGATCCTACCCTTGTGACCATCTATAACCAGTTTACAATCAAGACAACATACTACAACGACTACACTATCCTTTAAGGGCgtagaaatcttaaaaacaaCATCCAAAGCATCAAACTCAATCCAGCCAACTCAACAAATCTATCAACCACAAACGAATGCGTAGCACCTAGGTCAAACAAGGCATAAGCTACTTGGTCATGCAAGAGGATCGTATCGAtaacggtcggcgaatccttcgtCTCTTCCCGGGTGACGGCAAATAGCCTTCCTTGAGCTGGTAGCCTGTTATGGAGATTTTACAGCGTGGCTCCTCTCAACAGTCCTCCATATCGCGGCGGTGTTGGTCCGCTTTGCGGCCTTTACGGGAAGTCTCTAACTTGGTGGTCGAACCGACCACATCCAAAACATGCTCCGCCCCTAAATGGGCAAGGGTTAGGCCCATGCTTCCAACGACATAGGTGACACGTCCTATCCTGGCTGAATGCAGGCTTGCTAATCCCTCATCTCCTACTAGGTGGGATGTGATGCCTTCCATTGGACATCGGCCTCTTTCCTTACCGAATGGCTCTTCTACTCAAAGGCATGAATTGTGATCTAGATGCGGCAACCCTTTTTGCAAAGTCCCGTTCCACCATTTGGGTCCTCTCATAAAGATCGTTAAAGTCCTTCAGATTAAACGGCACTAGTATGCTCCCGATCTCGGGCTTCGATCCGTCCCTAAATTTCTTTGCCCTATCCATAAGGTCTTCCACCATCCTCAGCACGTATTTCGATAGCTTAGCGAACTTGGTCTCGTCGGTTGGTCTTGGCACATGTGAAGGAACTCGGCCATCTTCTGTTCCCTCGTGGTATTCGAGAAGTGCTTGCCATTGAATGCTTCCACAAATGCACCGCATGTCGAAACGATGCCCTCCGAGAAGATCCTACCCTTGGAGGCTCTCCACCAAGTACTTGCATTCCCCTGCAGTTGAAAGACGACCGGAGTGACCATATCTTTATCCGAACACCTCAGCGGGGAGAACACTTTCTCTAATTCCCCGATCCACTAGGTGGCAGCCTCGGGATCTCCACTTCCAACAAACCTAGGCGGCTTCGGCTTCAAGAACTGTTCCACCAACTTTTGCGCTTGGCGTCCTTCGTTCTCGTTCCCAGCTAACGGGTTTCCCTACGGGGCTTAAGCGGCAGTAGCCTAGTTCCTCATCTAATGCTCTATCAAATCTCCTAGCACTATCAACGCTTGCAAGATCCCATCTATCCTTGGATCCTCCCTAGCAGGCCTACCACGAGGTATCCTTCCACCGCGGTCGCCCATTATACATGCATTGTACGGGAGTCCTACTCATTCCAAGCAACCGGTGATAAGAAGGCAACTTAACAACTTGAAACATAACAACAATCACACACACAAAACTTACGACCCTACAAACTATCCCGAATCCCAttgctccttatcactccaggccAATGATCAAATGGATTAGGCTaaccttgctttgataccaccttgggcggggatgtcacgtcccgactctcgagcacgcaacatccctaccaaatcgccacaagttatgaaaaaaaatgtcccAGGCACGTTATCGTCCcaaacattttatcttttattatgcAAGCGGAAATGTACAACTCTCGGACAAAATATTAAAtggggatagaaaagcaggaaagcAACAGAGTCATTTAAccaaaagacatttttcaattcattaataCGAATAGATGATTGTTAACCCTACAAATTTACCAGCATATACAACCACATTCTTCAGGGCTGCTCTCTAAGACCAATAAATAGATATCGTGGTAAGGAATGGTTAATCTCTCATCTACTCCCGAAAGAGG
This genomic interval from Rhodamnia argentea isolate NSW1041297 chromosome 4, ASM2092103v1, whole genome shotgun sequence contains the following:
- the LOC115750806 gene encoding uncharacterized protein LOC115750806; protein product: MRCICGSIQWQALLEYHEGTEDGRVPSHVPRPTDETKFAKLSKYVLRMVEDLMDRAKKFRDGSKPEIGSILVPFNLKDFNDLYERTQMVERDFAKRVAASRSQFMPLSRRAIRLPAQGRLFAVTREETKDSPTVIDTILLHDQVAYALFDLDGHKGRIDLIVLEMYNFDVIIGMDWLTKQKAIVDCYRRDVQFNPLDGVSFEFVGDRGGISILLVSSMEAMRLMESGCQGDLATIVDMSIEESRIEDIVVVYEFPDVFPQKLPRLPSEREIEFVVELAPRTELISKASYRMALSELKEASVFFEIDLRTGCYRLRIKKEDIPKTAFRMHCEHYEFIVMPCGLTNAPATFMDLTNRVFKEFLDRFVIIFIDDILVYSRSMEDHE